In Syntrophorhabdaceae bacterium, one DNA window encodes the following:
- a CDS encoding zf-TFIIB domain-containing protein: MKPSQQEEEYIARMEFEKKKKIETEKQKKMAEEEKRRLKELHYMKCPKCGMELIEIDYKGIKIDECSSCLGVWLDKGELDAVSKLEKSAMDKLFSIFKKD; the protein is encoded by the coding sequence ATGAAACCAAGTCAGCAAGAGGAAGAATACATTGCAAGGATGGAATTTGAAAAAAAGAAAAAGATAGAGACTGAAAAACAGAAAAAAATGGCAGAGGAAGAAAAAAGGCGTTTAAAAGAACTCCACTATATGAAATGCCCGAAATGTGGTATGGAGCTTATTGAGATCGATTATAAAGGTATAAAGATAGATGAGTGTTCAAGCTGCCTTGGAGTATGGCTTGATAAAGGGGAACTGGATGCTGTATCCAAATTAGAAAAATCTGCCATGGATAAGTTATTCAGTATATTCAAGAAAGATTAA